In Bacteroidota bacterium, the genomic stretch TCTATGATTTAATAACAGCCCACCTAAAATACTAAAAGCTTACAACAGAGTAATTTCTTAAGTTAAATGATTAACAATCTTTTAAAAACATTTTTTTATTGGCATATAATAACCTACTTTTGCACGCTTTTTAAAAATAGACATTACATGCAAAAAATCAGAAACATAGCTATTATTGCCCACGTAGATCACGGGAAAACTACATTGGTTGATAA encodes the following:
- a CDS encoding GTP-binding protein, producing the protein MQKIRNIAIIAHVDHGKTTLVD